The proteins below come from a single Arthrobacter crystallopoietes genomic window:
- a CDS encoding amidohydrolase: MRKLKHFEQQSYGHVPVLVTARTIHTLADGEQAPEAMLVLGGNIVATGTLEHCRAIAANVSTVEPQLQDFGAAAVVPGFIDPHAHPLMLGQMMSWVDCGPGKAASIPEIIALLQAAARNTPAGQPVRGYGYEHRNLAEGRHPTRHELDRVATDREVYLMNASGHGGVVNSYTFELHGITSATPDPKGGVFFRDNDGELTGELSDAACNILTGLEGVKVGHHGPNFHLADEPAEHLRQLRAAQENFLAGGVTAIGDCQVSKREFDMYLRLAEENQLKTRISMYLLSHLLDDALDMGLQGQFGNAHLSFAGIKFYADGTLGGWTAYFPDGYVGDPCRTGQLYHDPADYADLIRKAHLAGLQTATHAQSPTALEMVISAIEQAQAERPDADARHRIEHCGLPTPDQIRRMAAAGIYPVNQPQHYYNWGEGVTAAIGTPGERFNPLGEFIAEGVTVTLSSDAPVAEPRPLEAIQAAVTRMTRLGHRLGADNLRISAYDALVGHTLNGAKALGREDELGSLEAGKRADFAVLSADPLAVAPEEIGGIAVLQTWINGVCQYATPSGEAPGSTGAQLTATASA, translated from the coding sequence TTGCGCAAACTCAAGCATTTCGAACAGCAGTCCTACGGTCATGTTCCCGTGCTCGTGACGGCCAGAACCATCCACACGCTCGCGGATGGTGAACAGGCACCCGAGGCGATGCTCGTCCTCGGCGGAAACATCGTCGCCACCGGTACCCTCGAGCACTGCCGGGCAATCGCGGCCAACGTCTCCACCGTGGAACCGCAGCTGCAGGACTTCGGCGCTGCCGCCGTCGTTCCCGGTTTCATCGATCCGCACGCCCACCCTCTCATGCTGGGACAGATGATGAGCTGGGTGGACTGCGGTCCGGGAAAAGCCGCGAGCATTCCGGAGATCATCGCGCTGCTGCAAGCTGCCGCCCGCAACACTCCGGCCGGGCAACCGGTGCGTGGGTACGGTTACGAACACCGCAACCTCGCCGAGGGCCGCCACCCCACCCGCCACGAACTGGACCGGGTGGCCACGGACCGCGAGGTCTACCTGATGAACGCCTCCGGCCACGGCGGCGTGGTCAACTCCTACACTTTCGAACTGCACGGAATCACCAGCGCGACGCCGGATCCGAAGGGCGGGGTGTTTTTCCGGGACAACGACGGCGAGCTGACCGGCGAGCTCTCGGACGCTGCCTGCAACATCCTGACCGGCCTTGAAGGCGTGAAAGTAGGTCATCACGGCCCAAACTTCCACCTTGCCGATGAGCCCGCGGAGCACCTTCGCCAGCTGCGCGCTGCGCAGGAGAACTTCCTGGCCGGCGGCGTGACGGCCATCGGCGACTGCCAGGTATCCAAGCGCGAGTTTGACATGTACCTGCGGCTGGCCGAGGAAAACCAGCTCAAGACCCGCATCAGCATGTACTTGCTCTCCCACCTGCTCGACGACGCGCTGGACATGGGGCTGCAGGGGCAGTTCGGCAACGCCCATCTGAGCTTCGCCGGCATCAAGTTCTATGCCGATGGCACCCTCGGCGGCTGGACCGCGTACTTCCCCGACGGCTATGTGGGCGATCCCTGCCGCACCGGCCAGCTTTACCATGATCCGGCTGACTACGCCGATCTGATCCGCAAGGCCCACCTTGCCGGGCTCCAGACGGCCACCCATGCTCAGTCGCCCACTGCGCTGGAGATGGTCATCTCCGCGATCGAGCAGGCCCAGGCAGAACGCCCGGACGCGGACGCCCGGCACCGGATCGAGCATTGCGGACTGCCCACCCCGGACCAGATCCGGCGGATGGCTGCGGCGGGCATCTACCCGGTGAACCAGCCGCAGCACTACTACAACTGGGGCGAAGGGGTCACGGCCGCCATCGGCACACCAGGCGAGCGCTTCAATCCTCTGGGTGAGTTCATCGCCGAAGGGGTTACCGTGACGTTGAGCTCTGACGCCCCGGTGGCGGAACCGCGTCCCCTCGAGGCCATTCAGGCAGCAGTCACCCGCATGACCCGGCTGGGCCACCGGCTCGGCGCCGACAACCTCCGCATCTCGGCCTACGACGCACTCGTCGGCCATACCCTCAACGGCGCCAAAGCGCTGGGCCGCGAGGATGAGCTCGGTTCGCTGGAGGCCGGCAAGCGCGCGGACTTCGCCGTGCTCTCTGCTGATCCGCTGGCCGTGGCTCCGGAAGAGATCGGCGGCATCGCCGTGCTGCAGACTTGGATCAACGGCGTCTGCCAGTACGCCACCCCATCGGGCGAAGCACCAGGATCAACAGGCGCCCAATTGACCGCTACGGCATCGGCTTAG
- a CDS encoding Lrp/AsnC family transcriptional regulator, producing the protein MGDLEERLVRHLQQDGRASFSELAKTLDTNRATVAAHVNALLESGEIRIVAAVHPRVLGLNCLAHIAVQLSGDPVPVLEAMEAMESPVFISQTTGPYHLAAELRMPTLASMYEQTELIRTLPQVASVNVTVYERVIRSFFLGAEPKLMDLELDEYDLRLMNLLQRDGRASFAEMAAEVGLSLSACRTRVLKLINANVMQIGAIRRRADTSQAMAFGFGLSTSGIEEAVRYLEDVPGAEFIVKCFGHYNLIATVGVASLGEFNRVAAGLRQLASVTTVDTWLHADIVRERYEKPLDTLVAGIPDAKLESIG; encoded by the coding sequence ATGGGCGATCTTGAAGAGCGATTAGTGCGGCACCTGCAGCAAGACGGGCGTGCCTCCTTCAGCGAACTGGCCAAGACCTTGGACACCAACCGCGCAACAGTTGCGGCTCATGTAAATGCGCTGCTGGAGTCAGGGGAGATACGGATCGTTGCAGCCGTACACCCGCGTGTGCTGGGGCTCAACTGTCTCGCGCACATTGCCGTTCAACTGAGTGGGGACCCTGTTCCAGTGCTCGAAGCAATGGAAGCCATGGAGAGTCCGGTTTTCATCTCCCAGACGACTGGCCCGTATCACTTGGCCGCTGAACTGCGTATGCCAACGCTTGCTTCCATGTATGAGCAGACTGAGTTGATTCGTACCCTGCCTCAAGTCGCTTCCGTCAACGTCACCGTCTATGAGCGGGTTATCCGAAGCTTCTTCCTGGGGGCGGAACCAAAGTTGATGGATCTTGAACTGGATGAGTACGACTTGCGGCTGATGAACCTCCTCCAACGTGATGGCCGTGCATCCTTTGCCGAGATGGCGGCGGAAGTAGGGCTGTCGTTAAGTGCCTGCCGAACAAGGGTGCTCAAGCTGATCAACGCCAATGTGATGCAGATAGGCGCTATCCGGCGCCGGGCGGACACGTCCCAGGCCATGGCGTTTGGGTTTGGCCTCAGCACCTCCGGTATTGAGGAAGCGGTCCGGTATCTCGAGGATGTACCGGGTGCAGAGTTCATCGTGAAATGTTTCGGGCACTACAACCTGATTGCAACGGTGGGAGTGGCGTCCCTGGGGGAGTTCAACCGTGTAGCTGCCGGTCTCCGTCAACTCGCTTCTGTCACCACTGTCGATACTTGGCTTCACGCCGACATCGTTCGCGAACGCTATGAGAAACCGCTTGATACCTTGGTCGCTGGAATCCCAGACGCGAAGCTCGAGTCAATCGGATAA
- a CDS encoding amino acid ABC transporter ATP-binding protein, with protein MTQSAEIVQEAAVVDQPILQVKNLHKSYQGQEVLKGVEFDIRKGQVKAVLGPSGSGKSTMLRLMALLEPADDGSIQLRGETIGTKLQHGRTVHLPERLLARQRQEIGMVFQKFNLFPHLSAVRNVMLGMTSVKGISHHAAREQAMEMLNRVGLDHRAEHYPSELSGGQQQRVAIARALVLNPSVMLFDEPTSALDPELVGEVLDVMEKLAADGMTMIVVTHETRFASRVASEVSLFDGGVIVEQAAPDQFFNHPQHERTRKFLSHVH; from the coding sequence ATGACCCAAAGTGCCGAGATTGTTCAGGAGGCCGCTGTCGTGGACCAGCCCATCCTGCAGGTCAAGAACCTGCACAAGTCGTATCAGGGGCAGGAAGTGCTCAAGGGTGTCGAGTTCGACATCCGCAAAGGCCAAGTCAAGGCGGTCCTGGGGCCGTCGGGGTCGGGTAAATCTACGATGCTCAGGCTCATGGCGCTATTGGAGCCAGCCGACGACGGATCCATCCAGCTCCGAGGCGAAACCATCGGCACGAAGCTCCAGCATGGGCGTACCGTCCACCTGCCCGAGCGCCTCTTGGCAAGGCAACGCCAGGAAATCGGCATGGTGTTCCAGAAGTTCAATCTCTTTCCCCATTTGTCGGCCGTGCGGAACGTGATGCTGGGGATGACCTCAGTCAAGGGAATCTCGCACCACGCAGCGCGGGAACAGGCCATGGAGATGCTCAACCGCGTCGGCCTGGACCACCGCGCGGAGCACTACCCCTCGGAGCTCTCCGGCGGACAGCAACAGCGCGTCGCCATTGCCCGGGCCCTGGTCCTGAATCCTTCGGTCATGCTCTTCGACGAACCCACCTCCGCACTGGATCCGGAGCTGGTCGGCGAGGTCCTCGATGTGATGGAAAAGCTCGCGGCCGACGGTATGACCATGATCGTGGTCACGCACGAGACACGTTTCGCCAGTCGTGTGGCCAGCGAGGTGAGTCTGTTCGACGGTGGTGTGATCGTAGAGCAGGCCGCCCCAGACCAATTCTTCAACCACCCGCAGCACGAACGCACAAGGAAGTTCCTGAGCCATGTCCATTGA
- a CDS encoding LacI family DNA-binding transcriptional regulator, whose product MGVQATRPPSLSANTWDGKDMESIVEPENKPRELTMVDVAKAAGVSRATVSRVLQDRGRFSPQTRALVLDAVDRLGYVPNVMASDLASRKNNTVGLLLRDAANPAYGLLFTELQNAAHQAGITLISMTITDDPTSVRQLDSLNRLIGMRVAGLIVATGSVAANQLAPFSQRLPILRAGRPEPAAAIHAVSYAEENNGRKLAEHVAGYGHRKVAVLITPEDQSYPEYIRGATMAKVLEESGATVTRLPVSGPKDGAADAAALVTAGKATAVMCPTDRRQLAVMRAMKAAGLSVPADVSVSGCDGVLPGSDLLDLTTLRIPVERLAQRSIQNMAQLIAGEQPGLIHEQLDGALVPGGTVGTAPLV is encoded by the coding sequence ATGGGCGTTCAGGCGACCAGGCCGCCGTCGCTCTCGGCGAATACGTGGGACGGTAAGGACATGGAATCCATCGTCGAACCCGAGAATAAACCGCGGGAACTAACAATGGTCGATGTAGCCAAGGCCGCAGGCGTCTCCAGGGCGACGGTTTCCCGTGTACTCCAGGACCGCGGCCGGTTCTCGCCTCAGACACGCGCGCTCGTCCTCGACGCCGTTGATCGTCTCGGCTACGTCCCCAACGTCATGGCCAGCGACCTCGCGTCGCGCAAGAACAACACGGTCGGCCTGCTCCTCAGGGATGCAGCAAACCCGGCCTACGGCCTGCTTTTCACCGAGCTGCAAAACGCCGCCCATCAGGCGGGCATCACGCTCATCAGCATGACGATTACAGACGATCCCACGAGCGTGCGTCAGCTCGACAGCCTGAACCGGCTGATTGGCATGCGTGTGGCCGGACTGATTGTGGCGACGGGAAGTGTCGCTGCCAACCAGCTCGCTCCCTTTAGCCAGCGTCTGCCGATACTGCGGGCAGGCAGGCCAGAGCCCGCCGCCGCGATCCATGCTGTCTCCTACGCCGAGGAAAACAATGGGCGGAAGCTGGCCGAACACGTTGCAGGCTACGGCCATCGCAAAGTGGCAGTTCTCATCACCCCGGAGGATCAGTCCTATCCGGAATACATCCGGGGCGCCACAATGGCCAAAGTCCTTGAGGAATCTGGCGCAACAGTCACTCGACTGCCGGTCAGCGGCCCCAAAGACGGTGCCGCCGACGCAGCGGCCTTAGTGACGGCGGGGAAGGCAACAGCTGTCATGTGCCCTACCGACCGGCGCCAGCTAGCCGTGATGCGGGCCATGAAGGCCGCAGGGCTTTCCGTCCCGGCTGATGTGTCGGTCTCGGGTTGCGACGGCGTCCTCCCGGGCAGTGACCTGCTGGACCTGACAACCCTGCGGATTCCTGTGGAGCGCCTCGCCCAGCGCAGCATTCAGAACATGGCGCAGCTGATCGCCGGTGAGCAGCCCGGGCTTATCCACGAACAGCTCGACGGCGCCCTCGTCCCCGGCGGAACCGTTGGCACAGCACCCCTCGTGTAG
- a CDS encoding amino acid ABC transporter permease, whose protein sequence is MLFDPDIFFQQLVSTEYMWGALISVAVAVLSLILATVIGFFLALGRTSRRKSFQAPASIYVWFFRAIPALLVLLIMWNALPQIIPALRQDWFTPFIAAFVGLGLVEAAFMAEIVRSALLSVDEGQALAGRALGMSPTKVMLKITLPQAIRIALPPTGNEFIGLVKYSSLASVISLRELLTTAQVGVNITFRYAEYYAAAIIYYLIIVTLLTLAQNALEKKFAWTSKVKVKKSRVLAPAAKAGL, encoded by the coding sequence ATGCTTTTCGATCCCGATATCTTTTTCCAACAACTGGTCAGCACCGAATACATGTGGGGTGCGCTGATCTCAGTGGCCGTTGCCGTACTGTCGCTCATCCTAGCCACAGTCATCGGCTTCTTCCTTGCACTGGGCAGGACCTCCCGCAGGAAGAGTTTCCAAGCACCTGCCAGCATCTATGTCTGGTTTTTCCGCGCCATTCCCGCGCTCCTGGTTCTTCTGATCATGTGGAACGCCTTGCCGCAGATCATTCCCGCCCTGCGCCAGGACTGGTTCACCCCGTTTATCGCGGCCTTCGTCGGACTCGGACTGGTGGAAGCTGCGTTCATGGCGGAAATTGTGCGGTCTGCTCTATTGAGCGTGGATGAGGGCCAGGCTTTGGCCGGCCGCGCGCTCGGTATGTCGCCGACGAAGGTCATGCTCAAGATCACTCTCCCCCAGGCCATCCGGATTGCGCTGCCTCCTACCGGAAACGAGTTCATTGGGCTGGTGAAGTACTCGTCCCTGGCCTCGGTCATCTCCCTGCGGGAGTTACTGACCACGGCCCAGGTCGGCGTAAACATCACCTTCCGCTACGCCGAGTACTATGCCGCGGCGATCATCTACTACCTGATCATCGTGACGCTGCTGACGCTGGCCCAGAATGCCTTGGAAAAGAAGTTCGCCTGGACCTCGAAGGTGAAAGTAAAGAAGAGCCGCGTTCTGGCTCCTGCCGCGAAAGCAGGCCTGTGA
- a CDS encoding transporter substrate-binding domain-containing protein: protein MRKSIYSTVAASAALLALAGCGSSAGGEGAAASSENAPSGLVNDGQATLCIDPEYPPLEYYSDGSGGDIIGFDADAGRALAEHWGVEVKFEVTAFDGLMPGLQTRRCDMILGGLYMSEDRLQVADAAPIMNAGPAVLAAPAKASELASPADLCGLTVAAQAASSNAARIKDLADECEAEGKEAPRLTEYPKTAETVLAVLNGKADALVETNVAASYMETQNEGKLQVAPGVFETDTQFGVFSRKGDELTPAIAEGLKALHENGKLAEIAEKYNLDPAILDVY, encoded by the coding sequence ATGCGCAAGTCGATCTATTCCACAGTTGCAGCGTCAGCAGCGTTGCTGGCATTGGCAGGCTGCGGATCTTCCGCCGGCGGCGAAGGAGCCGCTGCTTCGTCGGAGAATGCACCGTCCGGACTCGTCAATGATGGTCAGGCAACGTTGTGCATCGATCCCGAATACCCGCCCCTTGAGTACTACTCGGATGGCTCGGGCGGTGACATCATCGGTTTTGACGCTGATGCCGGCCGCGCACTGGCTGAGCACTGGGGCGTCGAGGTGAAGTTCGAAGTCACGGCATTCGACGGACTGATGCCGGGACTGCAGACTCGGCGTTGCGACATGATTCTTGGCGGTCTTTACATGAGCGAAGACCGGCTTCAGGTCGCTGATGCTGCACCGATCATGAATGCAGGTCCGGCGGTCCTCGCAGCACCGGCCAAGGCGAGCGAATTGGCATCTCCCGCAGATCTCTGCGGACTGACCGTGGCCGCACAGGCCGCCTCCAGCAACGCGGCCAGGATCAAGGACCTCGCTGACGAGTGCGAGGCTGAAGGCAAAGAGGCGCCGCGCTTGACGGAATACCCGAAGACGGCCGAAACGGTCCTGGCAGTCCTCAACGGCAAGGCCGATGCTCTTGTCGAAACGAACGTGGCGGCTTCTTATATGGAGACGCAGAACGAAGGGAAGCTGCAGGTTGCTCCCGGAGTATTCGAGACCGATACCCAGTTCGGCGTCTTCAGCCGCAAGGGAGATGAGCTTACTCCTGCGATCGCCGAGGGACTTAAGGCACTGCACGAGAACGGAAAGCTGGCGGAAATCGCAGAGAAGTACAACCTCGATCCCGCAATCCTCGACGTCTACTGA
- a CDS encoding C-terminal binding protein has protein sequence MSIESHKQYRPLAVYTDMDDTDFAAGVSLLEAAGFDVRYASSQDPAVIAREAAKATALLVGYAQIDADLLDKLPDLRIIALMSVGYNNVDLDEARRRGIWLTNIPAAATEEVATHALALALAAVRDLPFFAQAVNNGEWNIRNDRAPLRLSSRRLGLVGLGRIGRRFGQLASPTFGEVIGYDPMLPDTPETEAELKMAGIRRTGLDEVLETSHVLSLHVPLTPETDKLMNAGTIARMPAGSFLVNVSRGQLIDVEAVVEALDAGHLAGVAVDVLEQEPPAADHPLVTHPRALVTPHVAYFSDHTDSEYVRQQAQNVASWYATGTPDTPIFPLEPART, from the coding sequence ATGTCCATTGAGAGCCACAAGCAGTACCGTCCACTGGCTGTCTACACGGACATGGACGACACCGACTTCGCTGCCGGTGTGAGCCTCCTCGAGGCGGCGGGATTCGATGTACGCTACGCCAGCAGCCAGGATCCTGCAGTTATCGCCCGTGAAGCAGCGAAAGCCACCGCTCTCCTCGTCGGCTACGCACAGATCGACGCAGATCTCCTGGACAAGCTGCCAGATCTGCGCATCATTGCGCTGATGTCCGTTGGCTACAACAATGTGGACCTCGACGAAGCCCGCCGCCGCGGCATCTGGCTGACGAACATTCCGGCCGCGGCCACCGAGGAAGTGGCCACCCACGCGCTGGCGCTGGCCTTGGCCGCCGTCCGCGATCTCCCCTTTTTCGCCCAGGCTGTAAACAATGGCGAGTGGAACATCCGTAACGACCGGGCACCCCTGCGGTTGAGCAGCCGCCGGCTCGGGCTGGTAGGACTTGGCCGGATCGGCCGCCGCTTCGGCCAGCTTGCCTCCCCCACCTTCGGCGAGGTCATCGGCTACGATCCGATGCTCCCCGATACACCCGAAACGGAGGCGGAGCTCAAGATGGCAGGAATCAGGCGCACCGGACTGGATGAGGTTCTGGAGACCTCGCATGTGCTCTCGCTCCATGTACCGCTGACCCCAGAGACGGACAAACTGATGAACGCGGGAACCATCGCACGGATGCCCGCTGGCAGCTTCCTGGTCAATGTCAGCCGCGGCCAGTTGATCGACGTCGAGGCCGTGGTGGAGGCGCTCGATGCCGGTCACCTCGCCGGGGTTGCGGTGGACGTGCTGGAGCAGGAACCTCCGGCTGCCGACCATCCGCTGGTGACCCATCCACGCGCTCTGGTGACTCCGCATGTGGCCTACTTCTCCGACCACACCGACTCTGAATACGTCCGGCAGCAGGCCCAGAACGTGGCCAGCTGGTACGCCACCGGCACGCCGGACACCCCCATCTTTCCGCTGGAGCCGGCCCGGACCTAG
- a CDS encoding glycerophosphodiester phosphodiesterase family protein: protein MNFGQEQYSGVNSRLNERFGNYGTLIAVHRGTASGSIVENTAAAVTAAVASGGDIIEIDVVGSTDGEFFAFHDGNELRLCGVDKDMRAMDGAEISELRYRWIDRPGRTASVEPLVELLSFFRESTLFNLDRSWQWWPTLLPILAELDMPDQLLLKCAAGNHQAVSDLRASPVKFPFMPICRTLEEAQFHLRDEELNTVGVELIAPGPGSAFLDPEIHRVLNTAGVFTFVNAEVLSTGTALFANYDDEEAVLGSPATGWEPLFELGANVIQTDWPWLLRDYRWLREQHGRSGDQAAVALGEYVGR from the coding sequence ATGAACTTCGGCCAGGAACAGTACTCCGGCGTCAACAGCCGGCTGAACGAACGCTTCGGCAACTACGGCACACTCATCGCGGTCCACCGCGGAACGGCCAGCGGCAGCATCGTGGAGAACACCGCCGCTGCGGTGACCGCGGCCGTGGCGTCGGGCGGCGACATCATCGAGATCGACGTCGTCGGATCCACCGACGGGGAGTTCTTCGCCTTCCACGACGGCAACGAACTCCGCCTGTGCGGCGTGGACAAGGACATGCGCGCCATGGACGGCGCGGAAATCAGCGAGCTGCGTTACCGCTGGATCGACAGGCCCGGCCGGACGGCTTCGGTGGAGCCGCTGGTGGAACTGCTCTCTTTCTTCAGGGAAAGCACGTTGTTCAATCTGGACAGATCGTGGCAGTGGTGGCCAACGTTGCTGCCCATCCTGGCCGAGTTGGATATGCCGGACCAGCTCCTGCTGAAGTGCGCCGCGGGCAACCACCAGGCCGTCAGCGACCTGCGCGCTTCCCCCGTCAAGTTCCCGTTCATGCCCATCTGCCGCACGTTGGAAGAAGCCCAGTTCCATCTTCGCGACGAGGAGCTTAACACCGTAGGCGTGGAGCTCATCGCCCCGGGCCCCGGCAGCGCCTTCCTCGACCCGGAAATCCACCGGGTTCTGAATACTGCCGGAGTGTTCACCTTCGTCAACGCAGAAGTCCTCTCTACAGGTACCGCGTTGTTCGCGAATTACGACGACGAGGAAGCTGTCCTGGGTTCGCCCGCCACCGGGTGGGAACCGCTCTTTGAACTCGGCGCCAACGTCATCCAGACAGACTGGCCCTGGCTGCTTCGTGATTACCGCTGGCTCAGGGAACAGCATGGGCGTTCAGGCGACCAGGCCGCCGTCGCTCTCGGCGAATACGTGGGACGGTAA
- a CDS encoding ABC transporter permease, with product MSSSSVRGMLRSPFVLVSGAILTWMIVAFLVWPNLNLLLETFWPDGAFSGRAVEKLLSSERAMQSLGNSFLLAVVLSVTVNVVGIFIVLATQYFDLRGSRVLWLGYATTFIYGGIVLAAGYKFIYGEDGIMTGFLLAWFPGFNAQWFTGFFAVVFVMTLATTTNHMLFVSAALNKVDQQTIEAARNMGASEWTILRRIVLPMLKPMLFAVTILSFLTGLGALSAPQVLGGREFQTIAPMILNFSTSPASRDLAALLSLVLGLATIVLLAVLTKVEKTGTYFSVSKVSSTLQKRKIAHPGANFAVHAVAYVLFVLYSLPVVLIILYSFMDSSAIQAGRFSPAELTLENYVRVLTSDAGLRPFLVSIVYSALASCIAVGGLLFVARILQKYRNWLTAAFEYLLHIPWILPAAMIALGLIMSYDHPNPLVGGTVLTGTTVILLIAFVIGKIPFTLRMLKAAFASVNDSMEEAARNMGASTLYTFRRILFPLVLPTAAAITALNFNSLLDDYDTAVFLAHPLFQPLGLVIKANTDGAASVDAVANTFVYTVLLMIITGTTMYLVYGRSVRKSRKRVATFVAREPEPAASSPVAVPAPACAAGKEQA from the coding sequence ATGAGTTCTTCCAGCGTCCGCGGCATGCTGCGGTCCCCGTTTGTCCTGGTGTCGGGCGCGATCCTGACGTGGATGATCGTTGCCTTCCTCGTCTGGCCCAACCTGAACCTGCTCCTCGAGACGTTCTGGCCCGACGGCGCGTTCTCCGGCCGTGCCGTGGAAAAGCTTCTGTCCTCCGAGCGGGCCATGCAGTCCCTGGGCAACAGCTTCCTGCTCGCCGTCGTGCTGTCGGTGACTGTGAACGTCGTCGGGATTTTCATCGTGCTGGCCACGCAGTACTTTGACCTCCGGGGCTCGCGCGTCCTGTGGCTCGGGTACGCCACCACCTTCATCTACGGGGGCATTGTCCTCGCCGCCGGGTACAAGTTTATTTACGGCGAGGACGGCATCATGACCGGTTTCCTGCTGGCGTGGTTCCCCGGCTTCAACGCGCAGTGGTTCACCGGTTTCTTCGCCGTTGTCTTCGTCATGACCCTGGCTACCACCACCAATCACATGCTCTTCGTCTCCGCGGCGCTGAACAAGGTGGACCAGCAGACCATCGAAGCGGCCCGGAACATGGGGGCCTCGGAGTGGACCATCCTGCGCAGGATCGTGCTGCCCATGCTCAAGCCGATGCTCTTCGCCGTGACCATCCTGTCCTTCCTGACCGGCCTCGGCGCCCTCAGCGCACCGCAGGTCCTTGGCGGGAGGGAGTTCCAGACCATCGCGCCGATGATCCTGAATTTCTCCACCAGTCCCGCCTCGCGGGACCTGGCCGCCCTGCTCTCCCTGGTGCTCGGCCTGGCTACGATCGTCCTGCTTGCGGTCCTCACCAAGGTGGAAAAGACCGGGACGTACTTTTCCGTCTCCAAGGTCTCGTCCACCCTGCAGAAGCGGAAGATCGCCCATCCGGGTGCCAACTTCGCGGTGCACGCCGTCGCGTACGTCCTCTTCGTGCTGTACAGCCTTCCGGTGGTGCTGATCATCCTGTACTCGTTCATGGACAGCTCGGCCATCCAGGCCGGCCGCTTCTCCCCCGCCGAACTGACACTGGAGAACTACGTCCGCGTGCTGACTTCCGACGCCGGACTGCGGCCGTTCCTGGTCAGCATCGTCTACAGTGCCCTGGCGTCTTGCATCGCCGTGGGCGGCCTGCTGTTCGTGGCGCGGATCCTGCAGAAATACCGAAACTGGCTTACCGCCGCCTTCGAGTACCTGCTGCATATTCCGTGGATCCTGCCGGCCGCCATGATCGCCCTGGGCCTGATCATGAGCTACGACCATCCCAATCCCCTGGTCGGCGGCACCGTCCTGACCGGAACCACCGTCATCCTGCTGATCGCCTTCGTCATCGGCAAGATCCCCTTCACCCTGCGGATGCTCAAGGCGGCCTTCGCCTCCGTCAACGACTCCATGGAAGAGGCGGCACGGAACATGGGCGCCTCCACGCTCTACACCTTCCGGCGCATCCTGTTTCCCCTCGTCCTCCCCACGGCCGCAGCCATCACCGCGCTGAACTTCAACAGTCTGCTCGATGACTACGACACCGCCGTGTTCCTGGCGCACCCGCTGTTCCAGCCGCTCGGGCTGGTGATCAAGGCCAATACCGACGGCGCCGCCAGCGTCGACGCCGTGGCCAACACGTTCGTCTATACGGTGCTACTGATGATCATCACCGGCACCACGATGTATCTGGTCTATGGCCGCTCGGTACGCAAGTCCCGGAAACGCGTTGCCACCTTTGTCGCGAGGGAACCGGAACCTGCGGCGTCGTCACCGGTGGCGGTTCCGGCCCCTGCGTGTGCAGCCGGGAAGGAGCAGGCATGA